Proteins encoded by one window of Streptomyces uncialis:
- a CDS encoding YlxR family protein, translating to MSGRTHARACPERTCVGCRERAAKSELLRIVQKGDACVPDLRGMLPGRGAYVHPVPVCLDLAVRRRAFVRAFRARGQLDTQALTQVVAGETP from the coding sequence GTGTCTGGCCGGACGCATGCCCGCGCATGCCCTGAGCGCACCTGTGTGGGGTGCCGGGAGCGAGCGGCCAAGAGCGAACTGCTGCGCATCGTGCAGAAGGGGGACGCATGCGTCCCCGATCTTCGCGGTATGCTGCCCGGCCGGGGTGCGTACGTACATCCCGTCCCGGTCTGTCTCGACCTGGCGGTGCGCCGTCGGGCTTTCGTTCGGGCCTTCCGAGCCCGGGGACAGCTCGACACCCAGGCGCTGACCCAGGTGGTCGCAGGCGAAACCCCGTAA
- the nusA gene encoding transcription termination factor NusA, giving the protein MDIDMSALRGLVREKEISFSLLVEAIESALLIAYHRTEGSRRHARVELNRETGHVTVWAKEDPEDLEEGQEAREFDDTPSDFGRIAATTAKQVILQRLRDAEDDATLGEYAGREGDIVTGVVQQGRDPRNVLVDIGRLEAILPVQEQVPGEEYQHGMRLRSYVVRVAKGVRGPSVTLSRTHPNLVKKLFALEVPEIADGSVEISAIAREAGHRTKIAVRSTRAGLNAKGACIGPMGGRVRNVMAELNGEKIDIVDWSDDPADMVANALSPARVSKVEVVDFAARSARVIVPDYQLSLAIGKEGQNARLAARLTGWRIDIRPDTEQPEQSSDRD; this is encoded by the coding sequence GTGGACATCGACATGAGTGCCCTGCGGGGACTGGTGCGGGAGAAGGAGATCTCCTTCTCACTGCTGGTCGAAGCGATCGAATCGGCCCTCCTCATCGCCTACCACCGCACCGAGGGAAGCCGCCGCCACGCGCGCGTGGAACTCAACCGCGAGACGGGTCATGTGACCGTCTGGGCGAAGGAGGACCCCGAGGACCTGGAGGAGGGGCAGGAGGCGCGCGAGTTCGACGACACCCCGTCGGACTTCGGCCGGATCGCCGCCACCACCGCCAAGCAGGTGATCCTCCAGCGGCTGCGGGACGCCGAGGACGACGCGACCCTCGGCGAGTACGCCGGCCGTGAGGGAGACATCGTCACGGGCGTGGTCCAGCAGGGCCGTGACCCGAGGAACGTCCTCGTGGACATCGGCAGGCTGGAGGCCATCCTCCCGGTGCAGGAGCAGGTCCCCGGCGAGGAGTACCAGCACGGGATGCGGCTGCGCTCGTACGTCGTACGGGTGGCGAAGGGCGTACGGGGTCCCTCCGTCACCCTCTCGCGCACGCATCCGAATCTGGTCAAGAAGCTGTTCGCGCTGGAGGTCCCGGAGATCGCCGACGGTTCCGTCGAGATCTCCGCGATCGCCCGCGAGGCCGGACACCGTACGAAGATCGCGGTGCGCTCCACCCGCGCCGGACTGAACGCCAAGGGCGCCTGCATCGGCCCGATGGGCGGCCGGGTGCGCAATGTGATGGCCGAACTGAACGGCGAGAAGATCGACATCGTCGACTGGTCGGACGACCCGGCCGACATGGTCGCCAACGCGCTGTCCCCGGCGCGGGTGTCCAAGGTCGAGGTGGTGGACTTCGCGGCCCGCTCCGCGCGGGTCATCGTCCCCGACTACCAGCTCTCCCTGGCCATCGGCAAGGAGGGCCAGAACGCCCGCCTCGCCGCCCGGCTCACGGGCTGGCGCATCGACATCCGACCCGACACCGAGCAGCCGGAGCAGTCGTCCGACCGGGACTGA
- the infB gene encoding translation initiation factor IF-2, giving the protein MAKVRVYELAKEFGVESKVVMAKLQELGEFVRSASSTIEAPVVRKLTDAFQQGSGSGRSGAKPGAPRKAAPRPPMPSAPSATPGAAAPSPAQAARPAAPRPPAPAAPKAPEAERPAAASAPSAGPRPGPKPAPRPAPAAPASPAPTVPEFTAPPSAPAAPSGAPSAPSGSGAPSGSGARPGGNRPGDAPRPGAPRPARPGQSGQGGGQGGQGRGDRPDRPGASRPGGQAARPGARPAGPRPGNNPFTSGGSTGMARPQTPRPGGAPRPGGPGAPGAPRPQGAGQGGPRPQSGPGGARPTPGGMPRPQAPRPGGGPGGNRPNPGMMPQRPAAGPRPGGGPGGGRGPGGAGGARPGGAGGGGRPGFAGRPGGGGGGARPGGGGGFAGRPGGGGGGGGFGGGGGRPGFGGRPGGPGGRGGTQGAFGRPGGPARRGRKSKRQRRQEYEAMQAPSVGGVMLPRGNGEAIRLSRGASLTDFAEKINANPASLVAVMMNIGEMVTATQSVSDDTLVMLAEEMNYTVQIVSPEEEDRELLESFDLEFGEDEGGEENLVSRPPVVTVMGHVDHGKTRLLDAIRKTNVIAGEAGGITQHIGAYQVATEVNGDDRRITFIDTPGHEAFTAMRARGAKSTDIAILVVAANDGVMPQTIEALNHAKAAEVPIVVAVNKIDVEGADPTKVRGQLTEFGLVAEEYGGDTMFVDISAKQGLNIDGLLEAVVLTADASLDLRANPEQDAQGIAIEARLDRGRGATATVLVQRGTLRVGDTMVVGDAYGRVRAMHDDQGNTLHEAGPSTPVQVLGLTNVPGAGDNFIVVDEDRTARQIAEKRAARERNAAFAKRVRRVSLEDLDKVLKAGEIQQLNLIIKGDASGSVEALESSLLQLDVGEEVDIRVLHRGVGAVTESDIDLAMGSDAIVIGFNVRAAGRAQQMAEREGVDVRYYSVIYQAIEEIEAALKGMLKPEFEEVELGKAEIREVFRSSKLGNIAGVLIRSGEVKRNTKARLLRDGKVIAESLNIEGLRRFKDDVTEIREGFEGGINLGNFNDIKVDDVIATYEMREKPRA; this is encoded by the coding sequence GTGGCTAAGGTCCGGGTATACGAACTCGCCAAGGAGTTCGGTGTGGAGAGCAAGGTCGTCATGGCCAAGCTCCAGGAACTCGGTGAATTCGTCCGTTCGGCGTCCTCGACGATCGAGGCGCCTGTGGTACGTAAACTGACTGACGCTTTCCAGCAGGGCAGCGGCTCCGGCAGGTCCGGCGCCAAGCCCGGGGCACCCAGGAAGGCAGCGCCGCGGCCCCCGATGCCGTCGGCGCCTTCGGCGACCCCCGGCGCGGCGGCCCCGAGCCCCGCGCAGGCGGCCCGTCCGGCCGCCCCGCGGCCCCCCGCCCCGGCGGCCCCCAAGGCCCCCGAGGCGGAGCGTCCCGCCGCGGCGTCCGCGCCGTCGGCAGGTCCGCGGCCGGGTCCCAAGCCGGCCCCGCGGCCCGCCCCGGCGGCCCCCGCGTCGCCCGCGCCCACGGTTCCGGAGTTCACCGCGCCGCCGTCGGCGCCCGCGGCTCCCTCCGGTGCCCCCAGCGCGCCCAGCGGTTCCGGTGCCCCCAGCGGCTCCGGCGCCCGTCCCGGCGGCAACCGCCCCGGTGACGCCCCGCGCCCCGGCGCCCCGCGTCCCGCCCGTCCCGGCCAGTCCGGTCAGGGTGGCGGCCAGGGCGGCCAGGGCCGTGGCGACCGTCCCGACCGTCCCGGTGCCTCGCGCCCCGGTGGTCAGGCCGCGCGTCCCGGTGCCCGCCCCGCGGGCCCGCGTCCGGGCAACAATCCCTTCACCTCGGGCGGCTCCACCGGAATGGCGCGTCCGCAGACGCCCCGTCCGGGCGGCGCCCCCCGTCCCGGTGGCCCCGGTGCCCCCGGTGCGCCGCGCCCCCAGGGCGCCGGACAGGGCGGTCCCCGTCCGCAGTCCGGTCCCGGTGGCGCACGTCCCACCCCCGGTGGGATGCCCCGTCCGCAGGCGCCCCGCCCCGGCGGCGGCCCCGGCGGTAACCGTCCCAACCCGGGCATGATGCCGCAGCGTCCCGCTGCCGGCCCGCGTCCCGGTGGTGGCCCCGGCGGTGGCCGTGGTCCCGGCGGTGCGGGCGGCGCCCGTCCCGGCGGTGCCGGTGGCGGCGGTCGTCCGGGCTTCGCCGGTCGTCCCGGCGGCGGTGGCGGCGGTGCCCGTCCCGGTGGTGGCGGCGGCTTCGCCGGTCGCCCCGGCGGCGGCGGTGGCGGCGGCGGCTTCGGTGGCGGCGGTGGCCGTCCCGGCTTCGGCGGCCGTCCCGGTGGCCCCGGTGGCCGTGGTGGCACGCAGGGTGCCTTCGGGCGTCCCGGCGGTCCCGCGCGTCGCGGTCGCAAGTCGAAGCGGCAGAGGCGCCAGGAGTACGAGGCCATGCAGGCCCCGTCGGTCGGCGGCGTGATGCTGCCCCGCGGCAACGGCGAAGCCATTCGTCTGTCGCGTGGTGCCTCGCTCACCGACTTCGCCGAGAAGATCAACGCCAACCCGGCGTCGCTCGTCGCGGTCATGATGAACATCGGCGAGATGGTCACCGCGACCCAGTCCGTGTCCGACGACACGCTGGTCATGCTGGCCGAAGAGATGAACTACACGGTTCAGATCGTCAGCCCGGAGGAGGAGGACCGCGAGCTCCTGGAGTCCTTCGACCTGGAGTTCGGCGAGGACGAGGGCGGCGAGGAGAACCTCGTCTCGCGTCCGCCGGTCGTGACCGTCATGGGTCACGTCGACCACGGTAAGACCCGACTGCTCGACGCCATCCGCAAGACGAACGTCATCGCGGGCGAGGCGGGTGGCATCACCCAGCACATCGGTGCCTACCAGGTCGCCACCGAGGTCAACGGCGACGACCGCCGCATCACCTTCATCGACACCCCGGGTCACGAGGCGTTCACCGCCATGCGAGCCCGTGGTGCCAAGTCGACCGACATCGCGATCCTCGTGGTGGCGGCCAACGACGGTGTGATGCCCCAGACGATCGAGGCGCTGAACCACGCCAAGGCGGCCGAGGTGCCGATCGTGGTCGCGGTCAACAAGATCGACGTCGAGGGTGCCGACCCGACCAAGGTGCGCGGTCAGCTCACCGAGTTCGGGCTGGTGGCCGAGGAGTACGGCGGCGACACCATGTTCGTCGACATCTCCGCCAAGCAGGGCCTGAACATCGACGGCCTCCTGGAGGCCGTCGTCCTGACCGCGGACGCCTCGCTCGACCTGCGGGCCAACCCGGAGCAGGACGCGCAGGGCATCGCGATCGAGGCCCGCCTCGACCGCGGCCGTGGCGCCACCGCGACCGTCCTCGTCCAGCGAGGCACCCTGCGGGTCGGCGACACGATGGTCGTCGGCGACGCCTACGGCCGTGTGCGCGCCATGCACGACGACCAGGGCAACACGCTCCACGAGGCCGGTCCGTCCACCCCGGTCCAGGTCCTGGGTCTGACCAACGTCCCGGGCGCCGGCGACAACTTCATCGTTGTCGACGAGGACCGTACGGCGCGTCAGATCGCGGAGAAGCGTGCGGCGCGCGAGCGCAACGCGGCCTTCGCCAAGCGCGTTCGCCGTGTCTCCCTCGAGGACCTCGACAAGGTGCTCAAGGCGGGCGAGATCCAGCAGCTCAACCTCATCATCAAGGGCGACGCGTCCGGTTCGGTCGAGGCTCTTGAGTCCTCGCTGCTCCAGCTCGACGTCGGTGAAGAGGTCGACATCCGGGTCCTGCACCGCGGCGTCGGTGCGGTCACGGAGTCGGACATCGACCTGGCGATGGGCTCCGACGCCATCGTGATCGGCTTCAACGTGCGCGCCGCTGGGCGTGCGCAGCAGATGGCCGAGCGCGAAGGTGTGGACGTCCGGTACTACTCGGTCATCTACCAGGCGATCGAGGAGATCGAAGCGGCCCTCAAGGGCATGCTCAAGCCGGAGTTCGAAGAGGTCGAGCTGGGTAAGGCGGAGATCCGCGAGGTCTTCCGCTCGTCCAAGCTGGGCAACATCGCCGGTGTCCTCATCCGGTCCGGCGAGGTCAAGCGCAACACCAAGGCCCGACTGCTCCGCGACGGCAAGGTCATCGCGGAGAGCCTCAACATCGAGGGTCTGCGCCGCTTCAAGGACGATGTCACCGAGATCCGCGAAGGGTTCGAGGGCGGTATCAACCTCGGCAACTTCAACGACATCAAGGTCGACGACGTCATCGCGACGTACGAGATGCGCGAGAAGCCGCGCGCCTAG